In Camelina sativa cultivar DH55 chromosome 16, Cs, whole genome shotgun sequence, a single window of DNA contains:
- the LOC104750307 gene encoding 4-coumarate--CoA ligase 3-like, whose translation MITAALHEPQIHKPTDTSVVVSGDVHPPPPLSPTPPIFRSKLPDIDIPNHLPLHTYCFEKLSSVSDKPCLIVGSTGKSYTYAETHLICRRVASGLYKLGIRQGDVIMILLQNTAEFVFSFMGSSMIGAVSTTANPFYTCQEIYKQLKSSGAKLIITHSQYVEKLKNLGEDLTLITTDEPTPANCLPFSTLLTNEPYPLQETVHICGDDAAALPFSSGTTGLPKGVVLTHKSLITSVAQQVDGDNPNLYLKPNDVVLCVLPLFHIYSLNSVLLNSIRSGVTVLLMHKFEIGALLDLIQRHRVTMAALVPPLVIALAKNPAVNSYDLSSVRLVLSGAAPLGRDLQDSLRRRLPQAILGQGYGMTEAGPVLSMSLGFAKEPIPTKSGSCGTVVRNSELKVVHLETRLSLGYNQPGEICIRGQQIMKEYLNDPEATSATIDEEGWLHTGDIGYVDEDDEIFIVDRLKEVIKFKGFQVPPAELEGLLINHHSIADAAVVPQNDEVAGEVPVAFVVRSNGNDITEEDIKEYIAKQVVFYKRLHKVFFVPSIPKSPSGKILRKDLKAKLC comes from the exons ATGATAACTGCAGCTCTACACGAACCTCAGATTCACAAACCAACCGATACATCCGTCGTCGTCTCCGGCGATGtccatcctcctcctcctctttctccTACTCCTCCTATTTTCCGGTCGAAGCTCCCGGACATTGACATCCCCAACCACCTCCCTCTCCACACTTACTGCTTCGAGAAGCTCTCCTCTGTCTCCGACAAGCCTTGTCTCATCGTTGGCTCAACCGGAAAAAGCTACACCTACGCCGAAACCCACCTTATCTGCCGGAGAGTCGCTTCCGGGCTGTACAAGTTAGGTATCAGACAAGGTGACGTCATCATGATCCTTCTCCAAAACACGGCCGAGTTTGTCTTCTCCTTCATGGGTTCTTCCATGATCGGAGCCGTCTCAACCACGGCCAACCCTTTCTACACTTGTCAAGAGATTTACAAACAGCTCAAATCTTCCGGAGCCAAACTCATCATCACTCACTCTCAATACgttgaaaaactcaaaaacctaGGAGAAGACCTCACTCTCATCACCACCGACGAACCAACACCGGCGAATTGTCTCCCGTTCTCCACACTCCTCACCAACGAGCCATACCCACTTCAAGAAACCGTCCATATCTGCGGTGACGATGCGGCTGCGCTTCCGTTCTCATCCGGAACAACGGGGTTACCGAAAGGAGTGGTTCTGACTCACAAGAGCTTAATCACAAGCGTTGCACAACAAGTAGATGGAGATAACCCAAATCTTTACCTCAAACCAAACGACGTCGTACTCTGCGTTTTACCTCTTTTCCACATCTACTCTCTCAACAGCGTCCTCCTCAACTCCATCCGATCCG GTGTGACGGTTCTTTTAATGCACAAGTTCGAGATCGGAGCCTTGTTGGATCTCATCCAAAGACACAGAGTGACAATGGCGGCGCTTGTTCCACCACTAGTGATCGCTCTAGCTAAAAACCCTGCCGTTAACTCTTACGATCTTTCCTCTGTTAGATTGGTTCTCTCTGGTGCAGCTCCTTTAGGCAGAGATCTTCAAGATAGTCTTCGTCGCCGTCTCCCTCAAGCCATCCTTGGCCAA GGATATGGTATGACGGAGGCAGGACCAGTTTTGTCAATGAGCCTTGGGTTCGCTAAAGAACCGATCCCGACAAAATCAGGGTCTTGTGGTACTGTGGTCCGAAACTCAGAGCTTAAAGTGGTTCACCTCGAGACACGTCTATCTCTTGGTTACAACCAACCTGGTGAGATTTGTATCCGCGGTCAACAGATCATGAAag AGTACTTGAACGATCCAGAAGCCACGTCAGCAACAATAGACGAAGAAGGTTGGCTTCACACAGGTGACATTGGGTAtgtggatgaagatgatgaaatctTCATTGTTGATCGACTCAAAGAGGTCATCAAATTCAAAGGCTTTCAG gtccCTCCGGCTGAGCTAGAGGGTTTGCTCATCAACCACCATTCAATAGCGGATGCAGCTGTTGTTCC GCAAAATGATGAAGTCGCTGGGGAAGTTCCAGTGGCTTTCGTGGTGCGATCCAATGGAAATGATATCACTGAAGAAGATATTAAAGAATATATTGCCAAACAG GTGGTGTTCTACAAGAGATTGCACAAGGTCTTCTTTGTACCTTCCATTCCCAAATCTCCTTCCG
- the LOC104750309 gene encoding uncharacterized protein LOC104750309 isoform X3: protein MNNNTLSLHLLIPTPIHLKSSRAASPFISRATLPSSLRFTSPSVPRAASSDESQSIESQTLEVLEWRALCNQLSPFASTTMGLSATKNAEIPVGNSPEESRTLLDETAAALAAMEMMESRRLGLSDIQDLSDIAERAVAGQLLTVRELCAVSNTLMAASSAFHKLREAANSDKRVTPLVDILQGCDFKGTLHHKIGFCIDCNMSMVLDRASEDLEIIRFERRRNIENLDSLLKEISTRIFQAGGIDKPLITQRRSRMCVAIRATHKSLLPGGVVLSVSSSRATCFIEPKEAVELNNMEVRFVNSEKAEEMAILSILTSEVANVQSDIFHLLDRILELDIAFARASHAKWMNGVYPNLTSEHTKTLDLGGDHKSLAVDIESAQHPLLLGSVLGSPSDGNIFPVPVDIKVESRAKVVVISGPNTGGKTALLKTLGLISLMSKSGMYLPAKNCPRLPWFDLILADIGDPQSLEQSLSTFSGHISRIRQILDIISENSLVLLDEICSGTDPSEGVALATSILQYMKNRVNVAVVSTHYGDLSLLKDNESQFQNAAMEFSMETFQPTFRVLWGSTGSSNALRVAKSIGFNRRILENAHKWTEKLDPKQEVERKGSLFQSLVEERNKLKLQTTKAAAFYRDLTNLYRELEHESHDLEKRERALLKKETQKVQEDLNSAKSKMQTLVSEFERQLEITQADQYNSLILKTEEAVADIIEASCPNDLVTMVEPDSDYSPQAGEKVLVTGLGDKLGTVVEEPGDDETVLVQHGKIRVRIKKKDIKPLPRSTNSQTSNRSLRSKRQINMKELGSVLQIQSEPVRIQTSKNTLDLRGMRAEEAVHQLDMAISGRDSGSILFIIHGMGTGVIKELVIERLRKHTRVSRRTRRVCGRP from the exons atgaataataatactCTTTCCCTCCATTTACTCATACCGACGCCTATTCACCTCAAATCCTCACGCGCCGCCTCACCATTCATATCACGCGCCACCTTACCGTCATCTTTACGCTTCACCTCTCCCTCAGTCCCACGCGCCGCCTCGTCCGACGAGTCACAGTCAATCGAAAGCCAAACTCTAGAGGTCCTCGAATGGCGAGCCCTCTGCAATCAGCTCTCTCCCTTCGCCTCCACAACCATGGGCCTTTCCGCCACCAAAAACGCAGAGATTCCGGTGGGAAATTCGCCGGAGGAGAGCAGGACTCTCCTTGACGAGACGGCTGCTGCGTTGGCGGCTATGGAGATGATGGAGTCGCGGCGATTAGGTCTTTCTGATATCCAGGACTTGTCTGATATCGCTGAGCGTGCTGTGGCTGGTCAATTGCTTACCGTTAGAGAGCTCTGCGCCGTTAGCAACACATTAATGGCGGCTTCATCAGCGTTTCATAAACTTCGAGAAGCTGCCAACAGTGATAAACG GGTTACTCCCCTTGTAGATATACTTCAGGGTTGTGATTTCAAGGGTACATTGCATCACAAGATTGGTTTTTGTATCGACTGCAACATGTCTATGGTTCTTGACAGAGCTAgtgaagatttggagattaTAAGATTTGAAAGGAGAAGAAACATTGAGAATTTGGATTCTCTTTTGAAGGAAATATCAACTAGGATTTTTCAGGCTGGTGGGATTGACAAGCCTTTGATAACGCAGCGGAGATCAAGGATGTGTGTAGCTATTAGAGCTACCCACAAAAGTTTACTTCCAGGTGGTGTTGTTTTAAGTGTTAGTAGCTCAAGGGCAACATGCTTCATTGAACCAAAAGAGGCAGTAGAGCTTAATAACATGGAAGTGAGGTTTGTCAACTCCGAGAAAGCTGAAGAAATGGCAATTTTGAGCATTTTAACATCTGAAGTGGCAAACGTGCAGAGTGATATATTCCATTTGTTGGATAGAATACTAGAACTTGACATTGCTTTTGCAAGAGCATCACATGCAAAATGGATGAATGGTGTCTATCCCAACCTAACTTCAGAACACACTAAAACACTGGACTTGGGTGGAGACCATAAATCTTTAGCTGTAGACATTGAATCTGCGCAGCACCCGCTACTTCTTGGTTCAGTATTAGGCAGCCCAAGTGATGGAAATATTTTCCCTGTGCCAGTAGACATTAAAGTTGAAAGCCGAGCCAAAGTAGTCGTCATCTCGGGTCCAAACACGGGAGGAAAGACTGCTTTATTAAAGACATTGGGATTAATATCTCTTATGTCGAAGTCGGGGATGTATCTGCCTGCTAAAAATTGCCCTAGGTTGCCTTGGTTCGATCTTATTCTGGCTGACATCGGGGATCCCCAG TCTTTAGAGCAGAGTCTCTCAACCTTCAGCGGCCACATCTCACGGATACGTCAGATACTTGACATTATTTCAGAAAATTCGCTTGTCCTACTAGACGAAATCTGTAGTGGAACTGATCCTTCAGAAGGGGTTGCACTTGCTACCAGTATCTTACAGTATATGAAAAATCGTGTTAATGTGGCTGTTGTGTCCACACATTACGGAGACTTAAGTCTCTTGAAGGATAATGAGTCTCAATTCCAAAATGCTGCTATGGAGTTCTCCATGGAAACTTTTCAGCCTACATTCCGAGTACTCTGGGGTAGTACTGGTTCATCAAATGCATTGAGAGTAGCTAAGTCCATTGGTTTCAATAGAAGAATATTAGAGAATGCACATAAATGGACAGAGAAATTAGATCCAAAGCAGGAAGTAGAACGGAAAGGCTCACTCTTTCAGTCCCTTGTGGAAGAAAGGAATAAGCTAAAGCTTCAGACAACCAAGGCTGCAGCATTTTATAGAGACTTGACGAACCTTTACCGCGAG CTTGAGCATGAGTCGCATGATCTTGAAAAACGTGAGAGGGCTCTTCTGAAGAAAGAAACCCAGAAGGTACAAGAAGATCTAAACTCTGCTAAATCAAAGATGCAGACACTGGTGTCTGAGTTCGAAAGGCAACTAGAAATCACTCAAGCTGATCAATACAACTCCTTAATTCTGAAAACCGAAGAGGCGGTTGCAGACATTATTGAAGCCTCCTGTCCTAATGATCTTGTAACTATGGTAGAACCGGACAGTGACTACTCGCCACAAGCAGGTGAAAAAGTTCTTGTAACTGGACTTGGAGATAAGTTAGGAACTGTGGTTGAAGAACCTGGAGATGATGAGACAGTTCTAGTCCAGCATGGTAAGATAAGAGTACGTATAAAGAAAAAGGACATAAAGCCCCTTCCGCGTAGCACAAACAGCCAAACATCCAATCGTTCTCTACGTTCAAAGAGACAG ATAAACATGAAAGAGCTAGGAAGTGTGTTGCAGATTCAGAGCGAACCAGTGCGGATACAAACGTCAAAGAACACATTGGATCTAAGAGGAATGCGGGCAGAAGAAGCGGTTCACCAGCTAGACATGGCCATCTCCGGAAGAGACTCGGGCTCCATCCTCTTTATTATTCATGGAATGGGGACGGGCGTTATAAAGGAGCTGGTGATCGAGAGGTTAAGAAAGCACACTCGTGTCTCAAG ACGGACACGACGAGTCTGTGGAAGACCCTAG
- the LOC104750309 gene encoding uncharacterized protein LOC104750309 isoform X1 produces the protein MNNNTLSLHLLIPTPIHLKSSRAASPFISRATLPSSLRFTSPSVPRAASSDESQSIESQTLEVLEWRALCNQLSPFASTTMGLSATKNAEIPVGNSPEESRTLLDETAAALAAMEMMESRRLGLSDIQDLSDIAERAVAGQLLTVRELCAVSNTLMAASSAFHKLREAANSDKRVTPLVDILQGCDFKGTLHHKIGFCIDCNMSMVLDRASEDLEIIRFERRRNIENLDSLLKEISTRIFQAGGIDKPLITQRRSRMCVAIRATHKSLLPGGVVLSVSSSRATCFIEPKEAVELNNMEVRFVNSEKAEEMAILSILTSEVANVQSDIFHLLDRILELDIAFARASHAKWMNGVYPNLTSEHTKTLDLGGDHKSLAVDIESAQHPLLLGSVLGSPSDGNIFPVPVDIKVESRAKVVVISGPNTGGKTALLKTLGLISLMSKSGMYLPAKNCPRLPWFDLILADIGDPQSLEQSLSTFSGHISRIRQILDIISENSLVLLDEICSGTDPSEGVALATSILQYMKNRVNVAVVSTHYGDLSLLKDNESQFQNAAMEFSMETFQPTFRVLWGSTGSSNALRVAKSIGFNRRILENAHKWTEKLDPKQEVERKGSLFQSLVEERNKLKLQTTKAAAFYRDLTNLYRELEHESHDLEKRERALLKKETQKVQEDLNSAKSKMQTLVSEFERQLEITQADQYNSLILKTEEAVADIIEASCPNDLVTMVEPDSDYSPQAGEKVLVTGLGDKLGTVVEEPGDDETVLVQHGKIRVRIKKKDIKPLPRSTNSQTSNRSLRSKRQINMKELGSVLQIQSEPVRIQTSKNTLDLRGMRAEEAVHQLDMAISGRDSGSILFIIHGMGTGVIKELVIERLRKHTRVSRYEQANPMNHGCTVAYIK, from the exons atgaataataatactCTTTCCCTCCATTTACTCATACCGACGCCTATTCACCTCAAATCCTCACGCGCCGCCTCACCATTCATATCACGCGCCACCTTACCGTCATCTTTACGCTTCACCTCTCCCTCAGTCCCACGCGCCGCCTCGTCCGACGAGTCACAGTCAATCGAAAGCCAAACTCTAGAGGTCCTCGAATGGCGAGCCCTCTGCAATCAGCTCTCTCCCTTCGCCTCCACAACCATGGGCCTTTCCGCCACCAAAAACGCAGAGATTCCGGTGGGAAATTCGCCGGAGGAGAGCAGGACTCTCCTTGACGAGACGGCTGCTGCGTTGGCGGCTATGGAGATGATGGAGTCGCGGCGATTAGGTCTTTCTGATATCCAGGACTTGTCTGATATCGCTGAGCGTGCTGTGGCTGGTCAATTGCTTACCGTTAGAGAGCTCTGCGCCGTTAGCAACACATTAATGGCGGCTTCATCAGCGTTTCATAAACTTCGAGAAGCTGCCAACAGTGATAAACG GGTTACTCCCCTTGTAGATATACTTCAGGGTTGTGATTTCAAGGGTACATTGCATCACAAGATTGGTTTTTGTATCGACTGCAACATGTCTATGGTTCTTGACAGAGCTAgtgaagatttggagattaTAAGATTTGAAAGGAGAAGAAACATTGAGAATTTGGATTCTCTTTTGAAGGAAATATCAACTAGGATTTTTCAGGCTGGTGGGATTGACAAGCCTTTGATAACGCAGCGGAGATCAAGGATGTGTGTAGCTATTAGAGCTACCCACAAAAGTTTACTTCCAGGTGGTGTTGTTTTAAGTGTTAGTAGCTCAAGGGCAACATGCTTCATTGAACCAAAAGAGGCAGTAGAGCTTAATAACATGGAAGTGAGGTTTGTCAACTCCGAGAAAGCTGAAGAAATGGCAATTTTGAGCATTTTAACATCTGAAGTGGCAAACGTGCAGAGTGATATATTCCATTTGTTGGATAGAATACTAGAACTTGACATTGCTTTTGCAAGAGCATCACATGCAAAATGGATGAATGGTGTCTATCCCAACCTAACTTCAGAACACACTAAAACACTGGACTTGGGTGGAGACCATAAATCTTTAGCTGTAGACATTGAATCTGCGCAGCACCCGCTACTTCTTGGTTCAGTATTAGGCAGCCCAAGTGATGGAAATATTTTCCCTGTGCCAGTAGACATTAAAGTTGAAAGCCGAGCCAAAGTAGTCGTCATCTCGGGTCCAAACACGGGAGGAAAGACTGCTTTATTAAAGACATTGGGATTAATATCTCTTATGTCGAAGTCGGGGATGTATCTGCCTGCTAAAAATTGCCCTAGGTTGCCTTGGTTCGATCTTATTCTGGCTGACATCGGGGATCCCCAG TCTTTAGAGCAGAGTCTCTCAACCTTCAGCGGCCACATCTCACGGATACGTCAGATACTTGACATTATTTCAGAAAATTCGCTTGTCCTACTAGACGAAATCTGTAGTGGAACTGATCCTTCAGAAGGGGTTGCACTTGCTACCAGTATCTTACAGTATATGAAAAATCGTGTTAATGTGGCTGTTGTGTCCACACATTACGGAGACTTAAGTCTCTTGAAGGATAATGAGTCTCAATTCCAAAATGCTGCTATGGAGTTCTCCATGGAAACTTTTCAGCCTACATTCCGAGTACTCTGGGGTAGTACTGGTTCATCAAATGCATTGAGAGTAGCTAAGTCCATTGGTTTCAATAGAAGAATATTAGAGAATGCACATAAATGGACAGAGAAATTAGATCCAAAGCAGGAAGTAGAACGGAAAGGCTCACTCTTTCAGTCCCTTGTGGAAGAAAGGAATAAGCTAAAGCTTCAGACAACCAAGGCTGCAGCATTTTATAGAGACTTGACGAACCTTTACCGCGAG CTTGAGCATGAGTCGCATGATCTTGAAAAACGTGAGAGGGCTCTTCTGAAGAAAGAAACCCAGAAGGTACAAGAAGATCTAAACTCTGCTAAATCAAAGATGCAGACACTGGTGTCTGAGTTCGAAAGGCAACTAGAAATCACTCAAGCTGATCAATACAACTCCTTAATTCTGAAAACCGAAGAGGCGGTTGCAGACATTATTGAAGCCTCCTGTCCTAATGATCTTGTAACTATGGTAGAACCGGACAGTGACTACTCGCCACAAGCAGGTGAAAAAGTTCTTGTAACTGGACTTGGAGATAAGTTAGGAACTGTGGTTGAAGAACCTGGAGATGATGAGACAGTTCTAGTCCAGCATGGTAAGATAAGAGTACGTATAAAGAAAAAGGACATAAAGCCCCTTCCGCGTAGCACAAACAGCCAAACATCCAATCGTTCTCTACGTTCAAAGAGACAG ATAAACATGAAAGAGCTAGGAAGTGTGTTGCAGATTCAGAGCGAACCAGTGCGGATACAAACGTCAAAGAACACATTGGATCTAAGAGGAATGCGGGCAGAAGAAGCGGTTCACCAGCTAGACATGGCCATCTCCGGAAGAGACTCGGGCTCCATCCTCTTTATTATTCATGGAATGGGGACGGGCGTTATAAAGGAGCTGGTGATCGAGAGGTTAAGAAAGCACACTCGTGTCTCAAGGTATGAACAGGCAAATCCTATGAACCATGGATGTACAGTTGCTTACATTAAATGA
- the LOC104750309 gene encoding uncharacterized protein LOC104750309 isoform X4, translating into MNNNTLSLHLLIPTPIHLKSSRAASPFISRATLPSSLRFTSPSVPRAASSDESQSIESQTLEVLEWRALCNQLSPFASTTMGLSATKNAEIPVGNSPEESRTLLDETAAALAAMEMMESRRLGLSDIQDLSDIAERAVAGQLLTVRELCAVSNTLMAASSAFHKLREAANSDKRVTPLVDILQGCDFKGTLHHKIGFCIDCNMSMVLDRASEDLEIIRFERRRNIENLDSLLKEISTRIFQAGGIDKPLITQRRSRMCVAIRATHKSLLPGGVVLSVSSSRATCFIEPKEAVELNNMEVRFVNSEKAEEMAILSILTSEVANVQSDIFHLLDRILELDIAFARASHAKWMNGVYPNLTSEHTKTLDLGGDHKSLAVDIESAQHPLLLGSVLGSPSDGNIFPVPVDIKVESRAKVVVISGPNTGGKTALLKTLGLISLMSKSGMYLPAKNCPRLPWFDLILADIGDPQSLEQSLSTFSGHISRIRQILDIISENSLVLLDEICSGTDPSEGVALATSILQYMKNRVNVAVVSTHYGDLSLLKDNESQFQNAAMEFSMETFQPTFRVLWGSTGSSNALRVAKSIGFNRRILENAHKWTEKLDPKQEVERKGSLFQSLVEERNKLKLQTTKAAAFYRDLTNLYREVFLLIFFLLLLNSSNVCFCS; encoded by the exons atgaataataatactCTTTCCCTCCATTTACTCATACCGACGCCTATTCACCTCAAATCCTCACGCGCCGCCTCACCATTCATATCACGCGCCACCTTACCGTCATCTTTACGCTTCACCTCTCCCTCAGTCCCACGCGCCGCCTCGTCCGACGAGTCACAGTCAATCGAAAGCCAAACTCTAGAGGTCCTCGAATGGCGAGCCCTCTGCAATCAGCTCTCTCCCTTCGCCTCCACAACCATGGGCCTTTCCGCCACCAAAAACGCAGAGATTCCGGTGGGAAATTCGCCGGAGGAGAGCAGGACTCTCCTTGACGAGACGGCTGCTGCGTTGGCGGCTATGGAGATGATGGAGTCGCGGCGATTAGGTCTTTCTGATATCCAGGACTTGTCTGATATCGCTGAGCGTGCTGTGGCTGGTCAATTGCTTACCGTTAGAGAGCTCTGCGCCGTTAGCAACACATTAATGGCGGCTTCATCAGCGTTTCATAAACTTCGAGAAGCTGCCAACAGTGATAAACG GGTTACTCCCCTTGTAGATATACTTCAGGGTTGTGATTTCAAGGGTACATTGCATCACAAGATTGGTTTTTGTATCGACTGCAACATGTCTATGGTTCTTGACAGAGCTAgtgaagatttggagattaTAAGATTTGAAAGGAGAAGAAACATTGAGAATTTGGATTCTCTTTTGAAGGAAATATCAACTAGGATTTTTCAGGCTGGTGGGATTGACAAGCCTTTGATAACGCAGCGGAGATCAAGGATGTGTGTAGCTATTAGAGCTACCCACAAAAGTTTACTTCCAGGTGGTGTTGTTTTAAGTGTTAGTAGCTCAAGGGCAACATGCTTCATTGAACCAAAAGAGGCAGTAGAGCTTAATAACATGGAAGTGAGGTTTGTCAACTCCGAGAAAGCTGAAGAAATGGCAATTTTGAGCATTTTAACATCTGAAGTGGCAAACGTGCAGAGTGATATATTCCATTTGTTGGATAGAATACTAGAACTTGACATTGCTTTTGCAAGAGCATCACATGCAAAATGGATGAATGGTGTCTATCCCAACCTAACTTCAGAACACACTAAAACACTGGACTTGGGTGGAGACCATAAATCTTTAGCTGTAGACATTGAATCTGCGCAGCACCCGCTACTTCTTGGTTCAGTATTAGGCAGCCCAAGTGATGGAAATATTTTCCCTGTGCCAGTAGACATTAAAGTTGAAAGCCGAGCCAAAGTAGTCGTCATCTCGGGTCCAAACACGGGAGGAAAGACTGCTTTATTAAAGACATTGGGATTAATATCTCTTATGTCGAAGTCGGGGATGTATCTGCCTGCTAAAAATTGCCCTAGGTTGCCTTGGTTCGATCTTATTCTGGCTGACATCGGGGATCCCCAG TCTTTAGAGCAGAGTCTCTCAACCTTCAGCGGCCACATCTCACGGATACGTCAGATACTTGACATTATTTCAGAAAATTCGCTTGTCCTACTAGACGAAATCTGTAGTGGAACTGATCCTTCAGAAGGGGTTGCACTTGCTACCAGTATCTTACAGTATATGAAAAATCGTGTTAATGTGGCTGTTGTGTCCACACATTACGGAGACTTAAGTCTCTTGAAGGATAATGAGTCTCAATTCCAAAATGCTGCTATGGAGTTCTCCATGGAAACTTTTCAGCCTACATTCCGAGTACTCTGGGGTAGTACTGGTTCATCAAATGCATTGAGAGTAGCTAAGTCCATTGGTTTCAATAGAAGAATATTAGAGAATGCACATAAATGGACAGAGAAATTAGATCCAAAGCAGGAAGTAGAACGGAAAGGCTCACTCTTTCAGTCCCTTGTGGAAGAAAGGAATAAGCTAAAGCTTCAGACAACCAAGGCTGCAGCATTTTATAGAGACTTGACGAACCTTTACCGCGAGGTATT tttattaattttttttttgttgttattaaacTCTAGTAACGTCTGTTTTTGTTCCTGA